Part of the Neisseria brasiliensis genome is shown below.
GGTTTGGCGCAGCCATGCTTTGACCGGATTTTTCCAAAAGCCGATAAATTCGTTTTGCGTGACGATAGCAGGCGGTTCGGCTTCATTGCCCAAAGGTTGCTTGAAAAACGGTGCCATTTTTTCAGACGGCCTGTGTGCCGCTTCGTTCAGGGCTTGGGCGTAATCGCTGCGTGTGCTGATAAGCTTGACAGAATCTTGCAATTGGAAATAGCGCGTGGAAAAGGCTTGCAACGGATGTTGGCACACCCAGTTTGCCAGCAAATCTTTGCTGCGTTTTCCGGTCATTTCGGCGATGGTGTCGATGAGTTCGCTCAATAAGGCCGATGGCGCCAGCTCGGCATCGTTGACAATGCTGCGGCCGACATACGACAAATACAGAATCTCGCGCGCGCTGATGATGGCTTCGAGAAACAGATAGCGGTCGTCATCACGGCGGGCGCGGTCGCCTTTTTTCGGGTGTTTGGCAATCAAGTCGAACACGGTCGGCTTGGTGTTGCGCGGAAAATCGCCATCATTCAAACCCAATAAACACAATACTTTAAACGGCAGGCTGCGCATCGGCACCATGCTGCAAAAGGTCATGCCGCCACGCAAAAAACCGGCTTGGCTCTCGCTGCTCAAAAAGCGGCTGATGTGGCGGATAACGGTGTGCTGCGGCAACAGGCCGTCTGAAAACCCTGATAATGCCACTTCTTCCTGCCATTTCACCAAGGCTTGCTCGAATTGCTGCGCGGCGTATTGGTCGTCGTCGCCCAAGGCAAATAAGCCGTCGCGCAATTGGCGTATGCGTTCAATCCATTCATCGACTGTGGTGGCGGTTTGCCATGTTTGCGCGGTGTTAGCCAAGGTCTGCATAAAAGCGGTGAAGCGGCTGAACACGGCCAATTGGTTGACATCGCCGTGCCACGCGCTGACGTTTTGCCACATGCCGTCGCCGCCTGCGGGCAGCATCCAGCCCAGCACCAAGCGCGACAAAGCCTGCTGCCAAGTAAACAAATCATCCGCCGCGCCGCGCATCTTGCCATCCAAACCCCAATGCACGTTGAGTTCGGCGATGGTGTCGTGCAGCAGCGGCAAATCTTCTTCGCTGATTTCAAAGCGGTTTTGCACCAAATGGCTGTCGAGCAGCGGCAGCACTTTATCCACTTCAAAGCGGCTTTCCAGCAAGGCCAATACTTGTTCCAACGCGTAAAAAAGCGGCTGACGGCGGCTGAGCTTCACATCGGAAATGGAATACGGCAAGGCTTGCGTGCCGTCTGCCGCGCGGCCGAACACGGCTTCGATAAACGGGCTATACGGCTCGATATTCGGGGTCAGCACGGCGATGTCGTGCGGCTGCCAATCGGGATGCTCGTGCAAAATGTGCAGCAGTTGGTCTTTCAAAATTTGCAGCTCACGCAAGGGGCTGTGTGCCGACACCACGCGGACAGAGCCGTCTGAAAGCAGCGCATCGCCCTTTTCTGCCTCGTTTTCAGACGGCAGCGATAAGGTTTGAATGTCGTTTTGCAAACGGTGCAGCAAGGTCGCTTCGCCGCTGCTTTCGGTTTCGTACACCGGCGTTTCCATCTCGATTTCCGACAGAAAATCAAAGAAATCACGCCCCTGCTTGCCCAATGAAGCCAGCAGCGGATGGCCGGTTTGGCTCAAATCGACATCATCGCTGCTTTTCAAAATTTGCGCCGCTTCAATCACATTGCCCCAATGCTGCTCGCTCGGATTGAGCGCGAACACAAACACATCACAATGCTCTGAAATGGCTTGCAAAAGCTGCAAATACATCGGCGCCATAGTGGATATGCCGAACACGAAAAAGCGTTCGGGCAGGTTTTGCGGCGACAAATTGGCCAGCAAGGTTTCCCACAAGGCCACGCGGTGCGGCGCGGTTTGTCTGCCGTCGTCCAGAAAACGCCACAATTGCGCCTGCCAGATTTCATCTTCGCCCAAATCCAGCAGCTTGCCTTCCTGCCATGCATCAATCCATTGCGGACGGTACACCAAATATTGGTCGAAAATATCGGCTAATTGTCCGGCCAAATGATAATCCGCCGATTCGCCACTGCGTAAATAGCTTTGCAGCTTGTTACGCACAATTTCAAATTCTGGCGCCGTCTGAAACGCTTTGCTGCGGAACAATGCCAACAGCCGCCAGCGCATCACTTCGGGTGAAAACGGGCTGAGCGCAGGCACGTCGGGAATCAGCTCGCGCATCAAGCGCCATGTCAAACCGGCCGGCAGACTGAATTTCAGGTTCGCTGCCACGCCCAGTTCTTTCGCCAAATAGCTGCTCAAATAACGGCGCATGCCTTGGCTTTGCACGATAATTTCTTCCGCCGTCAACGCGTGTTTCAAGGGCTGAAGCTGCTGAATGCGGCTAAACAAAGCGGCGAGCGATTCGAGACGGTTGGATTGATAAAGGTAAAA
Proteins encoded:
- the recC gene encoding exodeoxyribonuclease V subunit gamma, which codes for MFYLYQSNRLESLAALFSRIQQLQPLKHALTAEEIIVQSQGMRRYLSSYLAKELGVAANLKFSLPAGLTWRLMRELIPDVPALSPFSPEVMRWRLLALFRSKAFQTAPEFEIVRNKLQSYLRSGESADYHLAGQLADIFDQYLVYRPQWIDAWQEGKLLDLGEDEIWQAQLWRFLDDGRQTAPHRVALWETLLANLSPQNLPERFFVFGISTMAPMYLQLLQAISEHCDVFVFALNPSEQHWGNVIEAAQILKSSDDVDLSQTGHPLLASLGKQGRDFFDFLSEIEMETPVYETESSGEATLLHRLQNDIQTLSLPSENEAEKGDALLSDGSVRVVSAHSPLRELQILKDQLLHILHEHPDWQPHDIAVLTPNIEPYSPFIEAVFGRAADGTQALPYSISDVKLSRRQPLFYALEQVLALLESRFEVDKVLPLLDSHLVQNRFEISEEDLPLLHDTIAELNVHWGLDGKMRGAADDLFTWQQALSRLVLGWMLPAGGDGMWQNVSAWHGDVNQLAVFSRFTAFMQTLANTAQTWQTATTVDEWIERIRQLRDGLFALGDDDQYAAQQFEQALVKWQEEVALSGFSDGLLPQHTVIRHISRFLSSESQAGFLRGGMTFCSMVPMRSLPFKVLCLLGLNDGDFPRNTKPTVFDLIAKHPKKGDRARRDDDRYLFLEAIISAREILYLSYVGRSIVNDAELAPSALLSELIDTIAEMTGKRSKDLLANWVCQHPLQAFSTRYFQLQDSVKLISTRSDYAQALNEAAHRPSEKMAPFFKQPLGNEAEPPAIVTQNEFIGFWKNPVKAWLRQTLGWREPYRDEAWESAEPFEPEQGEKIADAYLEARRQRQDFASVETKLNAESLLPTGELGSLWQQRFQAAAKQLDQDLLESPKVPPVAYELVFDQQTLSGSLNHVYQCGQIMFRNKKLNAPERIALLLEHVLFNAVRPSESESGQSYFVSNDETVVYPEIDRHTAHDILQTWLEYYNIGQHRPLPFFAKTSLAAAQAYLKKQEWEAAQSAAAGAYFGNKMNPGQGSYTEVALVFGHDDESPLDTPLFENLIIEMLVPLLIAVSTSKEA